TCTGCTACTTTCTCTAATTCTCCTGATGCTTCTCCTGGCTTCTTTCCTAGGTCACTAAAATATTCTCCTACTTGTTGCTTAGTTGTGTCTTTCGTCACTCTTAATCCTAATGTATCTGAAATTAACTCAATAAATGAGTAAAAACCCTCTCTGCACTTCTCCCTACTTCCATCATTGCTCCACTTAATCCTCTCCCGTCTCCTCCTGATACTCCTCTTCCCTCCTTTACCCCCCCCTCAATTATTAGTTTGCACAATTTTATACAATAAACTGAATATTTTTAAATAGAACATTTTAATGAAAGCATAAAGGATCAAAATTAACCACATAAAGCAATAAACCCATGTTTAATACACTATAAAATAAAAGATACCAAAAGCTTAACTCTTAGTATCTTCCTCTTTATAACTTTATTTTTATTATTTACTTATATAACTTTGCCTATTTATTTTGACCACCAGAACCACTATTCTCAGATGCTACAGTAGTATCACTAGTATTAATTTTCATTGCTTCTTTTACACTTTTAAGTCCTTCGTCAACAGCACTTCTTATTGCAACAGTTAGAGTATTTAATGCCTTAGTAACTCCACTTACTGCAGCGTTAACAACATTAACCTTAACCCCAGCCGCCGCCGCACTAGCATTAGCAAACTTGCCTCCCTTTGCCATCGCTCTTAATGCTATTCCTCCTGCTATAATCGCATCTCTAGCATTATTAGCATTAGCACCGTTATTATTAGCAACAGCATTGTTATGTTTCGCTAATTTAGCTGATTCACCATCATCACCTTTTGCAATAGCTTGCAATATGTCAGCACCAGTTACAGCCCCAACAGCCTTTACTGCATCTCTTGCTGCTTTTGCTGCATCAGCAGCAGCACCTGCATTATTATTAGCAAACAATTTCCTTGCATCACCATCAACACCAGCACCAGCATCACCCCTTGCAGCACCAGCAGTACCATCATCTTTAACAGGACCGTTATCATTTCCAGCTTCTGCGTTTCCTTCCTTAAGTACTACACTTACAATTTTTTTGATTCCCTCACTAAGAGACTTAACCGCATCAGCACCAGCTCCAGCTCCAGCTCCAGGTTCAGCAACATTACCAATTGCTTCA
The DNA window shown above is from Borrelia hispanica CRI and carries:
- a CDS encoding variable large family protein codes for the protein VQGTVQGTKDKLEQIVDDMKKGGNPHAVEVESVVKKLVSETFDKIIDGASEALKGADGVEAIGNVAEPGAGAGAGADAVKSLSEGIKKIVSVVLKEGNAEAGNDNGPVKDDGTAGAARGDAGAGVDGDARKLFANNNAGAAADAAKAARDAVKAVGAVTGADILQAIAKGDDGESAKLAKHNNAVANNNGANANNARDAIIAGGIALRAMAKGGKFANASAAAAGVKVNVVNAAVSGVTKALNTLTVAIRSAVDEGLKSVKEAMKINTSDTTVASENSGSGGQNK